From one Alicyclobacillus acidocaldarius subsp. acidocaldarius Tc-4-1 genomic stretch:
- a CDS encoding phosphoribosyltransferase family protein: protein MAPIGISALAEAWGVAKSTLSEDVQLVREVLADDGAGRVETLVGAQGGVRFVPQVDRERAEAFLWDVARRLASPDRVIAGEFLYASDVLGDPDVIDTAGAMVASRFAHAGVEVVVTVETKGIPLAASAARYLHASLAIVRREQRVTEGASLTTHYVSGSAKRIQTMSLSTRLVPRGARALIVDDFMRAGATARAVAELIGEFGGEVCGTAVFMATSQPAQKMVADYVALIEVGPVRESGFEVRPNLGALAWRATHVD, encoded by the coding sequence ATGGCGCCCATCGGCATCTCGGCGCTGGCCGAGGCGTGGGGCGTGGCCAAGTCCACGCTGAGCGAGGACGTGCAGCTCGTCCGCGAAGTGCTCGCCGATGACGGCGCCGGCCGGGTGGAGACGCTCGTCGGGGCCCAAGGCGGCGTGCGCTTTGTGCCCCAGGTGGATCGGGAGCGCGCCGAAGCCTTTCTGTGGGATGTCGCGCGCCGGCTCGCCTCGCCGGATCGCGTCATCGCCGGCGAGTTCTTGTACGCGTCGGATGTGTTGGGCGATCCGGACGTGATCGACACGGCGGGCGCCATGGTGGCGAGCCGATTCGCCCACGCGGGCGTCGAGGTGGTGGTGACCGTCGAGACGAAGGGCATCCCGCTCGCCGCGAGCGCCGCGAGGTACTTGCACGCGTCGCTCGCCATCGTCCGGCGCGAGCAGCGCGTGACGGAGGGCGCCTCGCTCACGACGCACTATGTGTCCGGTTCGGCGAAGCGCATTCAGACCATGTCCTTGAGCACCCGGCTGGTCCCGCGGGGTGCGCGGGCGCTCATTGTGGACGACTTCATGCGCGCGGGCGCCACGGCCCGGGCGGTGGCCGAGCTCATCGGCGAGTTTGGCGGTGAGGTCTGCGGCACGGCGGTCTTTATGGCCACGTCGCAGCCCGCGCAGAAGATGGTCGCGGATTACGTGGCGCTCATCGAGGTAGGCCCTGTGCGCGAGAGCGGTTTTGAGGTTCGCCCCAATCTCGGCGCGCTGGCTTGGCGCGCTACCCATGTCGATTGA
- a CDS encoding RidA family protein → MQIIHTDQAPKAIGPYSQAVQVDRFVYTSGQIPLTPDGEMVQGGVKEQVEQVFRNLDAVLTAAGARRDQVVKATIFMTDLAEFQVVNEACEAFFGSHKPARSTVQVAALPRGAKVEIELVAYLGK, encoded by the coding sequence ATGCAGATCATTCACACGGATCAGGCGCCGAAGGCCATCGGCCCGTATTCTCAAGCGGTCCAGGTGGACCGATTCGTCTACACCTCCGGCCAAATTCCGCTCACGCCTGACGGCGAGATGGTTCAGGGCGGCGTGAAGGAGCAGGTGGAGCAGGTGTTCCGCAACCTCGACGCGGTGCTCACGGCGGCGGGCGCGCGGCGCGATCAGGTCGTAAAGGCCACCATCTTCATGACGGATCTCGCCGAATTCCAGGTGGTCAACGAGGCGTGCGAGGCGTTTTTCGGCAGCCATAAACCCGCTCGCTCGACGGTGCAGGTGGCGGCGCTTCCGCGCGGCGCAAAGGTCGAGATCGAGCTCGTCGCCTATCTGGGTAAATGA
- the spoVG gene encoding septation regulator SpoVG, with translation MQITDVRLRRVASEGRMKAIASITIDSEFVVHDIRVIDGNNGMFVAMPSKKTPDGEFRDIAHPISSSTRQKIQEAVLAAYYRAQEADAENSQPLRDSAM, from the coding sequence GTGCAGATCACCGATGTAAGGCTTCGCCGAGTGGCGAGTGAAGGCCGCATGAAGGCGATCGCGTCCATTACCATCGACAGCGAGTTCGTCGTCCACGACATCCGCGTGATCGATGGCAACAACGGCATGTTTGTCGCGATGCCGAGCAAGAAGACGCCGGACGGCGAGTTTCGGGACATCGCGCATCCCATTTCGTCGTCCACGCGCCAGAAGATCCAGGAGGCCGTCCTCGCCGCGTACTACCGCGCGCAGGAGGCGGACGCCGAGAACTCGCAGCCGCTTCGTGACTCGGCCATGTGA
- the glmU gene encoding bifunctional UDP-N-acetylglucosamine diphosphorylase/glucosamine-1-phosphate N-acetyltransferase GlmU, whose translation MAQTAVVLAAGHGTRMKSQTHKVLHPVCGKPMIHHLLDSLREARMDQVVVVVGQHREQVEAAIRGRAEIAVQEKQLGTADAVRAALPLVPSDTETVVVLYGDAPLIRPETILHLMRLREETRAACVVLAAEVTNPKGLGRVFLNDRGEVERIVEEKDATPEERAHRLINTGIYAFRRDALEEALREVKNDNAQGEYYLTDTALILSRRGERVIAHIAEDEDEIASVNNRAELARVEAICRQRILARWMMEGVTVVDPNATYIEADVELAPDVTLLPGTMLAGRTRISTGAVIGPHTRLVNTVVREGARVQFTVAVEAVIGEEAEVGPFAYLRPGAEIGRRVKIGDFVEVKNSRIGDDTKVSHLAYVGDAEIGRNVNIGCGAITVNYDGERKHRTVIGDDSFVGSNVNLIAPVTIGKGAYVVAGTTVTDDVGDDGFAIGRVPQTTKPNYVRAWKARRQNRNPEKGGNHCGH comes from the coding sequence ATGGCGCAAACCGCTGTCGTGCTGGCCGCGGGGCACGGCACACGCATGAAGTCACAGACACACAAGGTGTTGCACCCGGTATGCGGGAAGCCGATGATTCACCACCTTTTGGACAGCCTTCGTGAGGCGCGGATGGACCAGGTCGTGGTGGTGGTGGGACAGCATCGGGAACAGGTGGAGGCGGCCATTCGCGGCCGCGCCGAAATCGCGGTCCAGGAGAAGCAGCTCGGTACCGCAGACGCCGTGCGAGCGGCGCTGCCGCTCGTGCCTTCCGATACAGAGACGGTCGTTGTGCTCTACGGCGACGCACCGCTCATTCGGCCGGAGACCATCTTGCACTTGATGCGGCTGCGCGAGGAGACCCGCGCAGCCTGCGTCGTGCTTGCGGCGGAAGTGACGAATCCGAAGGGGCTGGGCCGCGTCTTTTTGAATGATCGCGGCGAAGTGGAGCGCATCGTCGAGGAGAAAGACGCGACGCCGGAAGAGCGCGCGCACCGGCTCATTAACACGGGCATCTACGCGTTTCGCCGGGATGCCCTGGAAGAGGCCCTTCGCGAGGTCAAGAATGACAACGCGCAGGGGGAATATTACCTGACGGACACGGCGCTCATCCTGTCCCGCCGCGGCGAGCGCGTCATCGCGCACATCGCGGAGGACGAGGACGAAATTGCGAGCGTGAACAACCGCGCCGAGCTGGCGCGCGTGGAGGCCATCTGCAGGCAGCGCATTCTCGCGCGCTGGATGATGGAGGGGGTCACGGTGGTGGACCCCAACGCGACGTACATCGAGGCGGATGTGGAGCTCGCGCCGGACGTGACTCTGCTCCCCGGCACCATGCTCGCAGGCCGCACGCGGATATCGACGGGGGCGGTCATCGGGCCGCACACGCGGCTGGTGAACACGGTCGTGCGGGAAGGCGCGCGCGTGCAGTTTACGGTGGCGGTCGAGGCCGTCATCGGCGAAGAGGCCGAGGTGGGGCCGTTCGCCTACCTGCGGCCGGGGGCGGAGATTGGGCGGCGCGTGAAGATTGGCGATTTCGTCGAGGTGAAAAACAGCCGCATCGGCGATGACACCAAGGTGAGTCACCTGGCGTACGTGGGAGACGCGGAGATTGGCCGCAACGTCAACATCGGGTGCGGGGCCATCACGGTGAACTACGATGGCGAGCGGAAACATCGAACGGTCATCGGCGACGACAGCTTCGTTGGTTCAAATGTGAACCTCATCGCGCCCGTGACCATCGGCAAGGGCGCGTACGTCGTCGCGGGCACGACGGTGACGGACGACGTCGGCGACGACGGCTTCGCCATTGGCCGTGTGCCCCAGACCACCAAGCCGAACTACGTCCGGGCGTGGAAGGCGCGCAGGCAGAATCGGAATCCGGAGAAGGGCGGGAACCATTGTGGCCATTGA
- a CDS encoding ribose-phosphate diphosphokinase → MAIDADLKLVTGNANPALAQEIADYIGVPLADCQVGRFSDGEVRIRLGESVRGANVFIIQPTSQPVNEHLMELLILMDAVKRASARTINVVIPYYGYARQDRKARARDPITAKLVANLLQTAGASRVISMDLHAGQIQGFFDIPVDHLIGMPILADYFLDKQIENPVVVSPDMGGVTRARAFAERLGAPLAIIDKRRPDANVAQVMNIIGDIEGKTAILIDDMIDTAGTITAGAAELLKRGARGVYACCIHPVLSGQGVERLQNSAIEEVVVTNTIALPEHKRIDKIKVLSVAELIAEAIIRVHTQRSVSQLFD, encoded by the coding sequence GTGGCCATTGACGCCGACTTGAAGCTCGTCACGGGAAATGCCAATCCGGCATTGGCGCAGGAAATTGCCGACTACATCGGAGTCCCGCTGGCGGACTGCCAAGTCGGGCGGTTTTCGGACGGCGAGGTCCGCATCCGCCTGGGCGAGAGCGTGCGAGGCGCAAACGTCTTCATCATTCAACCCACGAGCCAGCCGGTCAACGAGCATCTCATGGAGCTCCTCATCCTGATGGATGCGGTGAAGCGCGCCTCGGCGCGCACCATCAACGTCGTGATCCCGTACTATGGATATGCGCGTCAGGATCGCAAAGCCCGCGCGCGCGATCCCATCACGGCGAAGCTCGTCGCCAATTTGCTGCAGACGGCGGGCGCGAGCCGCGTCATTTCGATGGATCTGCACGCCGGCCAGATCCAGGGCTTCTTCGACATCCCGGTGGATCACCTCATCGGGATGCCCATCCTGGCGGATTACTTTCTGGACAAGCAAATTGAAAACCCCGTGGTGGTGTCGCCCGACATGGGCGGTGTCACCAGGGCGCGCGCGTTTGCGGAGCGCCTGGGCGCCCCGCTCGCCATCATCGACAAGCGGCGGCCGGACGCGAACGTGGCGCAGGTGATGAACATCATCGGTGACATCGAGGGCAAGACGGCCATCCTGATTGACGACATGATTGACACGGCGGGGACCATCACCGCGGGCGCGGCGGAGCTTTTGAAACGGGGCGCGCGCGGGGTGTACGCGTGCTGCATTCATCCCGTGCTCTCGGGACAGGGCGTGGAGCGCCTGCAGAACTCCGCCATCGAAGAGGTGGTCGTCACCAACACCATTGCGCTGCCCGAGCACAAGCGGATCGACAAAATCAAGGTGCTGTCGGTGGCGGAGCTCATCGCGGAGGCCATCATCCGCGTGCACACGCAGCGCTCCGTGAGCCAGCTGTTCGACTGA
- the pth gene encoding aminoacyl-tRNA hydrolase: MKVIVGLGNPGREYERTRHNAGFMAIDTLAEKLAARVDQADFHALVGDARYAGEKVLLVKPHTYMNVSGLCVGEIVRYYRIDPAEDLMVLYDDMDFPPGVVRLKAQGSAGGHNGIKSIIDWLGTEKFGRVRIGIGRPPKGAPIVPYVLGAFSREEEPHIRRALETAAEAALYAVERGFANAMTLYNAAAKA, encoded by the coding sequence TTGAAAGTCATCGTGGGACTCGGAAATCCGGGGCGCGAGTATGAGCGCACCCGGCACAACGCCGGGTTCATGGCCATCGACACCTTGGCGGAGAAACTCGCGGCGCGCGTGGACCAGGCCGACTTCCACGCGCTCGTCGGCGACGCGCGCTACGCGGGCGAAAAGGTTCTGTTGGTGAAGCCGCACACGTATATGAACGTAAGCGGCCTTTGCGTAGGCGAGATTGTCCGCTACTATCGGATCGATCCGGCCGAAGACCTGATGGTCCTCTACGACGACATGGACTTTCCCCCGGGCGTCGTTCGGCTGAAGGCGCAGGGGTCCGCAGGAGGCCACAACGGGATCAAGTCCATCATCGATTGGCTTGGCACGGAGAAGTTCGGGCGCGTCCGCATCGGCATCGGCCGGCCGCCGAAAGGAGCGCCGATTGTGCCGTACGTCCTGGGAGCGTTTTCGCGAGAGGAAGAGCCGCACATCCGCAGGGCGCTGGAAACGGCCGCAGAAGCGGCGCTGTACGCCGTCGAGCGCGGATTCGCCAACGCCATGACCCTCTACAACGCGGCGGCCAAGGCTTGA
- a CDS encoding anti-sigma-F factor Fin, producing MRFEYVCRYCRQKIGAVDASHWSLSDAMERLGLHHLEPDHQWDVIRPRDNQFEIQTVCDACEQAVAMHPELLLEGSIIQ from the coding sequence ATGCGCTTCGAATACGTCTGCCGCTATTGCAGACAGAAAATTGGGGCGGTGGACGCGTCGCACTGGTCGCTGAGCGACGCGATGGAGCGGCTCGGCCTCCACCATCTCGAACCGGATCACCAGTGGGACGTCATCCGCCCTCGCGACAACCAGTTTGAGATTCAAACCGTCTGCGACGCCTGCGAGCAGGCCGTCGCGATGCATCCCGAACTGCTCTTGGAAGGAAGTATCATACAATAA